Part of the Prionailurus bengalensis isolate Pbe53 chromosome B3, Fcat_Pben_1.1_paternal_pri, whole genome shotgun sequence genome is shown below.
TCCAGTTACCAGAGTTTTAGAGCCCATTCCTTGTCTCAGAGAGAAATCCTATAGCCAGGTGAAACAATGGAGAGGGCTGCTGCCTGCTTTGTATAGGGagctgggttttctcttctgttgaaAGCAGCCTCCTTTTAACTCTTTGCATCCCTCCCGGATTGTTGGGAGGGTCTGACCCTGTCTCGGGGCCTCCATACTGACGCCTTTCAGAGCAACTTTGCCTTTCTCAGGGGACCCCACAGCCAACATCAGTcagcagaggagaaaacaaattggtgcaaggggtggaaagagaaagagagagagaggggattcTCCAAAATAATGATGGCTGTGGCTTCAACTAGGGTGCTGCTGTTGGTCAGGGATTGAGAGCCCAGATCTCCAGCCAGGCGGGTCCTGACACTGCCCTGTgctggaaggggaggaaaggcacagaggaaggggTCTGCTTTAACAGTGATGAGAGGTGGGGAGTGAGGCTCCTGACCTCCTTGACCCCTTTATCCCTGACAGTCTTTTCTGGTCTGGCAGCTCAGAAGGCTGGGCCCCTGCTGCTTGACCTTAGAGGCTGAGAGCACAGGAAGCCAGGCCACTGGGTGTCCTTCAGAACCAGCCTGAGAAAGCAGACTGGGAAGGCCTGAGAGAGAGGTCTTAGAAGAAATGTCACTAGAGGGTGTGACCCCCCTTCCATCTTGCAAACTACCCAGACCTACTAAGATGATCCCTTTTGTTCCCAGCCATACTCCCCCTACATTGgtgatttttaaccttttatgGGGTCACAGGCCCCTTTGGGAAACTATTGTAAGCTGTggagccaaccccccccccaaaaaaaagtctGTGTGAACCCACATACCCCATTTAGCCAGTTTCGGGTTCATAGACCCTAAAGCTGAGGAGACCCTGGTGAGTTTGGCAAGTACATGGATCCCAGATAAAAATTTTGCTCTACCAGCTTCCTTGCCTTGTGGAACCAATTCCACCATGCAGAGCTGTGATGAAGCAGACAGAGCAGTAGCAGCTTGGGGCAGGGAGTAAGGAGAATTAGTATGACCTCTGTCCCCCAGGGCCTGTGCTGCCCAAGAGGACAGATCCAGAGCTGGTTTGTCCTTCAGTTCCATTCTTGATCCTAAGTAATATCCATGGTCCTCACTGGCCAGCTTGAGACAATGGCCCAGGAAGAAAACCATTAAGAAGagaaggatggaagaaaggagaaaaagaggtcTGTGTGTGGTGACTGTGGTAAGGGCTCCCCAGCGCCCTGCAGGGTGGCTGGGCTTGATTTCCTCATTTCCCCACATGTGGCGTGAATGAGAGGTCACCCTGACCAGCTGATACTCCCTCTTGGCCAGGGCTCCTGGTAAAATACTATACCTGCTTTTGGCTCTAGCACCTGTTTTTGGACATCTGTCAATTCGTGGTGGACTGGGCTGCAGGCTAACCTTGACGctcccctctttcccttttctctcttctctggactTTGGGGATAGTGTTTTCCTGCCCTAACAACCCCAGCCCTCAAtatgcctggctggctctctTTCAGGTACCCTTTGAAGAAGCTAAGGAAGGAATGGGCAGGGAAAAGGTGCAAGGAGACTTCGGCCTCCTCTGGGCTAAGAGTCCTAGCTCCATTTAACTCAAACCTGTCTGAGTTTATAACCAGAGAGAGCAGCTTGGTGGTCAGAGCATTGTCAGTCCCTACTAACCCTGGAGTCAGGGCCATCATCGGCCACCTAGTCTGTTGCAGGGACTGGCTGTCTCACTGATTTCTGGCTTCTTCATTTATCTTTCCTAAAATGTAGGCTTGGTCGTTACTCATCTTCTATAAAATCTTTGCTGGCTCCCCTTTGTCTCCAGAATAAAGTAGATTCTCCAGCCTGGAATTGCAGGGACACCTGTGTACTCTGACCTGAATCTACCTGTCCATGCCCAGCCTTCCCAAACCTTGGGGTGCACCCCATGACCCCTCATCCAGCCTGCCGTGCTCCCAGGACAGATTCGCCAGTTCAGCACTTGATTCTGCTGTGCCAGGCCTGGGCTGCttggtctgttttctttattgaaaaatggccccatccttcaaggcccacCTCAAAAGGCGTCTCCCTGAAGCTTTCCCCAGTGTTTtgcattcttaatttttctgccccttccGGGTAGTCACTGTCCCTGAACATTAACACATTTCATATCACATTCCATTATTTTCAGATCTTTTCCTCTGAGTAAACTGCAAGCTCCCTGGGGGCAGGCACCAGGTGTTCGGCTCCTAACTCAGTATCTGGCACAATGTAGGTATTCAATACATGAGAAATGGCCTGGGGACTCTCGCACTGAGAGTACATGATCTGCAGGACACATTACTCTCTTGGCAACAACCAGCACCACCTCTGGACACCGCCATAAACAGGATGTGTGTCAACTGCTCAAGCAGCCCTTGCATTCCTGGTCTCTCCTCTCCTCAGCCAGATGCTCAAGAAGAAGACACGAGGGTCCCTTTGGATGTGTTTGATCTGAATGTCACCCACTAACAGCGCCAGACACACGTGTTCTCATGCTTCCTACAGATTTGCACCTGGAGTTTTTTCTGACAGCCTAGGCAGGCGGGAGGGTGCTTGGCTACCAGGCCGGGATCCACAGGGACCCGCACCTTGCACCCAGCGGACACCGCCAGGTGCTTCTAAAAGCTTCCGGCTTTCCCCCACTCCGGTTTGTACGCTCCGTAATTATTCCGGCCATTCCcgagaaaaaagaagataaaagtcACTTTGGcgccccctctctcccttctaaTAGAGAGGACTCAGGGACTCTccagcccttccccagcttgcgtTAGGAACGGAATCTGCTCGGACTATGGCGCTCCAATTGCGTTTCTGATGGGAGCCGGAATTTCGCTCGGCCCCTTGCAATGTTTCCAAGGGAAGGTTCGTACATTCGTGACCGTCCCTGGCAGCCGCCCAGCTCGGGACTTGGGGCTCCACTCGCCATTGGCCAGCCGTCGGCATGACGCGCTGGAGGCGGGGCCTCATCAGCTGTTTGCGGGATGCCCCGAGCGGGCGTATTTTGGAAACAATACCGCGCGGTGCACAGTGGCCTCCTCCCGCGCCAGCCCGCCAGCTGCCGCTGCCGCCCCTGCCAGCGCCTCCCGCCACCCGCCGCGGCCCGGTGAGCGCGCCAGCGGCCGGGGACCGGGCGGAGTTGGATCGCACCTCCTCGGGGAAGTGGGGAGTGGAGTCGTGCTGCGCTTAGGGGCCCGGGAAGGGTTGGGCTGCGGGCGTGTGGGGTGACCATGAAGGACTGGAGTGCTGGGGTACGGGAACGGGGTACAGAACCCTCATCTAGTGCTCTGCTCCACGAGGGAACTTGAGGGTAGTAGCATTTAAGACCGCAAGCAGTTGGGTCCAGGTGGGTAGGGGAACCTGCGGCTCACTGCTGAGCAGACCTGGGCTCCCGCGAACGGCCCTGCCTCTGGATCTGACTTTGGGGTAGGACAGGGAGTTGTGGGGCGTCCTGCCTCCCTGCGGAGTCTGAAGGCTCCTCTCCTTAACAGCTGggctctttccctccttcccaatTGAGTCTGGGCGCCAAGCCCCCGAGTGCTCGTCACGCTGGACCCTGGCGCGGAGCCCTGGCATCACGACTCGGAGGCTGAGACTCTCTCCTGGAGTCACCCAGGTCTGCTGTGTGTTGTGTGGGTGCGTGAGTGTGTATGCTTGTATGTGTGCGTTCCCAAATTTTAGCTCTTGTCGAAGTTCAGAGTGCGTGGCTACTGCCTTCTCCCGGGAGGAGGAGTCTTAAATTCAGCATCCCTGTTAGAGCCCTTAGGGGCTGGGATGGCTCCAGAGCGCTTTGGTTCCCCTTGCTAGGAATAAAGCCTTCCCAGGCAGTGCTCTCAGGAAGTGTGCTCCTCCTACCAGTTTGGACATCACCTTCTCAGCAAGGGGAGAAGAGGGTCTCTTTACCTTATCCCAGTTTACACTTGACCTTGCCCAGCTCCCCTCTGGAGGCTCCCACTTACAGAAGAGCCACCTGCAGTTCCTGTGGAGAATGGGTAGGGTCCCCAGGGCTTGCAGAGACACACCCTATGGCTGCATTTCCCCCACAGTCCAGTCCAGGCAAGGCTTGAACTTTGGGGCTttgctgggaggaggagggggagggggaggtggctggCTTCAAAGGAAGAACCAAGACAATGACTCCTGCTTGTGATTAGCTTTGGAGGGCCCCTTCTTAGGCTGGGATTGCCAGCTTGTAGAGAGAAGGTtgagggcaggaggggagccCCTGCCAGGTGACTGGCAAGACAGCGCTCCGTCCTTTCAGCCGGAAACTTTGTTTCCTGGTGCTGATAAGCTGAAGATCTCCTACCCTTCTTTGGGAAACACTTTCCAAAGAACACCACATGCCTGTTTTGCCATCCGAGTGGGCGTCTCCTCACCAGGGAAGAGGACAAAGATAGGATCACACATTGCTCATGGACTGGCTGGGATGGAGGGAGTTGAAGCAAGCACCTCAGAGAGAGCTTGCATTTGGGAAAGCCAAGATTCTGAATTTAACTGAGATTCCTTTAAGTACTTTACCAAGCCACAGACCATTTGGCTTGTTCTTCAAAGGCAAGAGACGGAGAGACAAAATTCCCAGGGGATCGCTCAGTGAGTCTGGCAGTGACAAACAGTGTCCCTCTGTATCCTTAACCATTCAGGTAGTTGCTGCTTCGGGCTGCCCCAGGGGTCCTAACAGGTTCCTCCTGTGTGTGTAGGGGGCTGAGTTGGGAGCTAAAGATGCTGGGTGGCTCCAAACTCAGACTTCCAAGAGCCATCAGGTGGAGCAAGAGGAACTTCTTTATCACCAAGAAACTCATGCCAACAACCTGAGTAGTATACAGGCGGTGAGTGAGGTCACAGAAAGAGGGCTGAATTTCACTTCCTTCTGTGAGGAAGGTTATACCAATCTCACGTTCAGCGCTGATAGGAATGGTAGGCTGTGGGAAAAGAAGATTGAAGTCATGGAGACTCGTGAGTAGTCATGGAGGCtagtgagctggggtgggggaggctggccACTTTGCCGGATGTTGGACCTACCATCTAGGCCAAGCTGTGGTGGGCAGACAGCTCCCCTTTGCTGTGAGGGCAGTGTCTAACTTGGgtctttctgccctttcttccAGGACACACTCTTaccacagcgtggagcctgtttgttGTGTTGAGCAAGCAGGGGGTGGAGACTAGAGGAGATGGGCAGCTGGGCGGGGCCTAGCAGGTTTGGAGGGAACCTGGCTGCCCTCGGATTgctggcttttgtttttgctgctgAGCCTGGAGCTCAGCTCAGAGTGGGATGAGAGCTTGGTGGTTACTTCTCAGggcagtgagtgagtgagtgagtgtgtgtgtgtgtgtgtggtgaccaCTGTGTGTACAGCCAGTCACAGcaccctctgccctcccacaGCCACTCGCAGGGCCTAGTCTTGTTGACATTTCCCCGGGTGTCCTGAGTACTTGCCGTGGTTGATCATGCCTCTGCTATTGCTCAGAGTCAATAGCAGTCAGACTTCATGACCAGAACCAGCCCGGGTCAGAAGAAAAGGCCAAGGGGGGAGTGGCTCTGGGAAGGCCCAGGGAGgaggtgtggagcctccttgagcaGTGAGGCAGGCCACATTTGGGGAGGGTGTCATCCTCAGTGGTACTTTATCACCAGGTCGTTTGTCATCAGTATCGGGCCCCACTTCCCCCAGgtagaagggaaaggagaaaggaaagggggagtCTTTCAGGTTCGGCCTTTGGGCAGGGGACAGCACCCCAGATGCCTGCATTGCACCTCAGCAGGGGAGATGGAGCCGCCTCAGTGTGTGGAGGAGCTGGAGGATGATGTGTTCCAGCCAGAGGATGGGGAGCCAGGGACCCAGCCTGGGAGCTTGCTGTCTGCTAACCTGTTTGCCCAGAGCCAGCTGGACTGCCCCCTCAGCCATCTGCAGCTCTTCCCTCTCACCCACTGCTGTGGTCCTGGGCTTCGACCCACCAGCCAGGAAGACAAGGCCACCCAGACCCTCAGTCCGGCCTCCCCGAGTCAGGGTGTCATGCTGCCTTGTGGGGTGACCGAAGAACCCCAGCGACTCTTTTATGGTGAGTGCTCTTAGCCTCAGGACTCCTCCCATAGAGACTGGGGGAAAAGAGGGGACTTTCCCTCCCCAAACCTGcgctttgttatttccttccccaATTGAGCCGCAGGGGCTATTGATTCCTCGACTCTTGTCACCGTGCTTCTCTGCTTGTTCATGCTCTTCACCTGTGCTCCATGGACACCAACAAAGGCAAATTGCTATGCcattatttctgcctttttgtcCCTTTGTGCAGGGATCCTTGGGTCCATGGTGTCTTCTTGGGTCGGAGAGAGGGTACCTGGGCCTCAGCTTTTATATCTTGTGGCCAGTTGCGTGGCCCAACCTTTTGTGTCCTGGTAGTGCTATGCCTTCTGCCAATTGGCCAACATTGCCCTGGAGAGGGTTACGGGATCTGTGACTCGCTGTTGACCCTGAAGGGAAAAACCCAGCCCTTTCTGGGAGGGAAGGTTTTTGAAGGCACAAGGTGTCACTTGGGACTTTCTGGGCTTTGGAAGGGGAACTGGAGAAAGAGGTTGGGCCTGCCTGGGCTCAGTGCCAGCAGAGGGGCTGTTTCCAAGGCTCGATCAGACAAGACCCCTTCATTTATGGGATTAAATGGTTTGTTTTATGAGTAACATGTCCCTCCTCTGGCAAAGGCACAGTGTTAGACACTccgtcttctttcttcttttagcaCAAAGCTtatggagggagaagaagggtTCAGAAGCTATCTTGCTATGTCTGATGGAGCATATTGAAGAGACGCTACAGTTATTCCTGGAGGGAGCTACCCCGTAGTTCTTTCGGGAGTCTGGGAAGATGGATaaggccggccggccggcagggaagaaggaacagagggaggaggcaggcggGCACCCCTAGCGGCAGCTCGATTGCCAGCATTTGGTTAGGGTGCAGCGCTGGTCTCGCTGGTCCCGAGGTCTTGCGGTCTGGCCTGGGGCTCCTCCAGAGAGGAACTTGGCTATCCAATGGGTTTGAGGAGTTTTCTCTCCCTAGCTTTAGTTCCATTGCCCAGGGCTCCAGGACCTGAGCCCAGCCAGAGGCAAAAGCGAAGGcacattttggttttctctttctctcccttgctttgCTCAACCTAGGAACTCTAGAGAACTGCCTCCAGTGCTTTTCCAGAGTAGAGCTTCAACCTGCTActgcatgaaaaataaattgtggtcAAGCATAGCTTGGTAAATAAGGACAGAGGGCTGGCAAGTTCACCCACGCATATTACTTCTGCCCTGGCACTGCCTGTGACTAGAGAACTACAGGGAAGGCTAGGACCAttctctcctgttctctgagTATCAGCTTTTCAATGCTTGGGTAACAGACAGGCAGGTTAGGCTATCCAAACTGGGTGGAGCACCCCGATAAAGTCTCAGCCAGGAGTGTTAGGCACAGGGTAGGTGGTACAGTCATGGAGAATGCTGAGATGTGGGCCCTCTGTCTTTGCAGGCAACGCTGGCTACCggctccctctccctgccagTTTCCCTGCAGGCTTGCCCCTTGGTGAGCAGCCCCCTGAAGGGCATTGGCAGCATCGAGCAGAGGTACAGATTGCCCGAAAGCTTCAGTGCATTGCAGACCAGTTCCATCGGCTTCATATGCAGCAAGTAGGCATGGgggcttggggcgggggggagagtctgctggggctggggggccagGACCTGCCTCAGCAACTCTGTCTCTGCCAGGCCTCGAGGATATGGTCCCAGAGTTTTGGCCTTGGCTATTATGATCCCCATGAACTGGATGGGCCCAACTGGCCGAGCACTCTTGCCCTCATCTCTGAGCTCCACCTTGGTTACCTGCCCTCTGTCAGCTTGGGCTTCATAAAAGCGATTTGTCCCACGGTTTGTCAAGAGACACTACAATCTCTCCTAGGGCCTGGGGTGGCTTTCCTCAGCCTTGCTCAACACACTGTGTCTTCTTGAGGCCAGGTTGGGAGATTGTCCCTCACAGTCCCGAGGGGAAGATTTTCAGGGTGCTGCAGTGAAACTGGacagttgggggtgcctggccgAGGTGCAGCGGGGAACTGGGTAACCAAGGCCGAGGGATGGGCCTGAGTGGGGGAAAGTGGTGGAACCGGTTGTAACCTGACACTTTCCAGCTGGGGAGGCTGCTCCTCATTGTCTCTGTCTGGGAACCGGGACCTGGGACTCTGGAGAGCGAACCTCGGAGAGGCTCTCCAGACTGGCGGCCGGGTGCTTGGCCGGCAGCCTGGCACCAGCCCCGCCAGGGCGGAGCATCGCGTGTCAGTTGAGCATGTGGCAGAGTCCATCAACAAAGGCGGCGGCTGGCAGGCTCGTGCTGGAGGAGCCCTCCGTGCCACGGGCTGGAGGCTGCCCTGCTCTGCAGCCGCTGTCTGGGCCGGCCCCCAGACACTTAACCCTTCCTCTCTGGGCTGGCTTTCTGGATGGCTGCcaaggcagggagaggagccCAAGCTGAATCTGTGCTAGTACAACCACCACTGAAGCAAAGGCACGCCACCTGGAAATGAACATGTTCCCTACCTCTGGGACTGTcccagcagtgtgtgtgtgtgtgtgtgtgtgtgtgtgtgcgcgcacgtgtgtgtgcacgtgtgtctgGAAATCAAGAGAATAAATACCTCATCACTCTTGGGCAGACCCTGAGGTTAGATGGGTAACTTCAGGGGATCAGAGTAGGTTTGACTTACGGGCCAAACCACTGCCAGCACCAGGAGAAAGAGAAGTTGTCTTTTGGTCTCCTGGTCTCCTGAGAACAGACCGCCGGGGGTTAGATATGGTTAGTGCCTTCTGCCAAAGAGTTCTGAGGGAAATCTAGGGCTAGACCTGGTCCTGGTCAGCTCTCCCAGTCCCTCAGTGATCTGGAAGAGAGAGTGGCCCTATGTTTAGATAATAAGGCAGCTTAGCCTCCTCCTTTGGCCCCACGCTCCAGTCCCCAGTCCCTCTGCTGATTGTTTTCTGGAAACTTGGCTTTGAGTCCTCCCTTCAGTCCACGTGTGGACTCACTCTGATTCTGGATTTCCGGCTCTTGGCCTTCTTCCTGCCCATTCACTCTAGCCTGGTTGTACAGGCCGATGGTTGAGACCAGCTCACAGCTTCCAGTCCCGATGCTGGAGCTGCTAGAGGACATGGGAGCTGGGGGTCTCCTGAACTCATCTACAGGAGTGTCTGGAAGGTAGCTTTCTTTATTCCCAGGAGACTTCATCTCTCTCAACAGTTGTTTCCCAGAATATTCCTCCCTCCATTGGTGAGTCCCCGTAGGCTTGGTGGCAGGCTGGGAGGATAGGACTAGAACATTGCCCAGGGCCCTTTCTTGCTAACTCAGTCCTGAAAGAGAGGAGACGGTCCTCATCCCAAGGTCTGACCCTGCTCTTTGCAGCTTGGCATCATTTCCCCCAGTCCAGGGCTGCCTCTCGGAGGGCAGCTTtcagctgtcagccagagccaccccagcctggggaggggcagagcagcaGAGCTGAAGGAGAACCATCTCTCCTGCTCTGCACCTCACCCAAAACTGGCTCCTGagttccctgtgcccctccccctcctgcctgcTGTCTACTCCTACCTCACAGTGGCAGGAGGCTGGTCAGCTAAGCCTTTCCAGCCCAGAGCTGGTTTTCCCAAATTTTCCATTACAGAGAGAACCAATCTTTTTGTCTGTGGAATCCTCTTGCTTTTAACCCTGTCCTCCCCACTAACCCTGCTCACAGACCTTCTCCAGGAGCTCATCCTGCAGAAAGCGCTAGGATGCTAGCCACAGGCAGATGGAACACTGGCACGCAGAGGAACTTTTGgtagctggttttttttttcttttttaaagattatttatttggggggggggggcgcgcgaATGCGCCTacacaagagtgggggaggggcagagagagagaatcccaagcaggtactgcactgtcagtgcagagcccaacatggggttcaggGCTCTgggctcaagatcatgacctgagctgaaatcaagagtcagacgcttaacccgctgagccacccaggcagacgCCCCTTAGCAGCTAGTTTTAAGAAGTGAGTCATTTTCTGACCTTGATTATTACATAAACCAGTCTACTATTTCATATCTAGAAAGTGCTGTTGTGActcttacattcttttattttctttctctattcccTCCCCTAATCTTTGcaggcaaggaaactgagttactagggtttttaaatttaagtctcTAGGCTTTGAGTCCAAAGTCAGAAGGCCCAGATTTGAATACCAGCCCTGCCACCTGCTAGCCATCAGGAAGGCACTTGACCTTGCCAAGTGTAGCACCTCTTCTGTAAATTAGAGCTAATACCACAGAattttattgtgaggattaagtgagaaaatACCAATGAAAGTTCCAGGGACACAGTAGGTACTCTTTAATGCTAGTTTCCTTTTGTCTGTCTATAAGCTTGATCATCTCTCACATTTGTTCTTATCAGTTCTCAGTGCTTTTCCCACTGCTCCCATCAGGCTGAACCCTTAGCAGAGCTGCCTGCCCTGAGctcccctccacctgccctgCACAGAGAAATTGGTGTCCATGCTGTTCACTTGTAGGACTCAGCCTCATTTGTTTCTCCTCAAAGAATGGTCGTTCCTCATCATTATAGGCTGAGTTTAGAAAGCCAAGAAACACAACTCAAGAGGCAGTAAGACGTTGAGTGGGCTTGGCCATTTCCTTTCTCCGTAGATCTGGAATGGTGTCCAAAGACCAGACCGTGGCCATTGGTCCCTGATTCCTGTAGGGAGTGTGAGCTCCCACTTTTTATCCCTGGTTACGGACCTCagttattctttttctgtatcaggGGAAGCCTTCTTCCTAGGAGATGTGgaccagagggggtgggggtggggtacgATGACCGGGTAGTGCGTTGTAGGATGGCATTATGGCAAATTGAGTGCCATGACCTCAGATTCAAACGGTTGCAAATTCCACTGGATGTCAGTTTTTGCTGGCCATAAGCCCTCCCAACATGCTTCCTAGGGAGCATACAGGATGGGCTTCTAGCCCCATTACCCAACTGATCAATTCTGGGTGGCTCCAATAGATGGAAAGGCAAGGATTTGAAGGCAGAAGATCAGTGTCAGTGAGGTGCTTGCTGTCAGCTCTTTGGGTCTCCAAAGCAGCAAGACAGGTGGAGGCCAAGTGATTGGAAGCAAAATCCTTTCCAAACCGGGTCACATGCCCCATCTTCCTTTGACTGGGCCAGGAATAGAACTTTCCTCTCTTTGTTGCTCTGTAGCAGGTGACTTCTTGTGGTCTGCTGACCATGGTCTGCCTTGACTCAGGCTCTGTGAAGGTGCCCTGGTGTTTTTGTGTCTGTCCAGCTTCAGCAGCAAAGAGGAGGTACAGGTTTGCTCCCTCACTGTGTTCATGGGCTGCTCTGGCCAGAAGGTGTGGGTTCTGGTTTCTTTTCATTCCACCTGCCATGGTCTCCTCCAGCATGGGCCTAAGAATGGATAGTAGCTGCTGCTGTCCTCTCTTGTCCCAGCAGCGCTATCTTGAAATTTATGGAGGGTATTTCTGGGCAGTGTTAAGAACCCAAGAATCCTCAAAACAAGTAGCTACTGTAAACCATTGAGTGAGTAAAGCTACAGGAGCATTGGAATTCTTTAAGTCGGAAATGGCTTTTTCACTTGGACCAAGAGTGGTTTCATTGAGAATAGTCAGATTTGCAAAGTCTTTGAATAGTAATTAGACTTTCTGGAAAATGCCATCTGAGGAAAATTTCAGCCACTCACTAAAAACTATCTTTAGTTGTAATATCACAGAAAGGATCCTAGACTTAGAGGCAGACCTCAGTTCACATCCTACCTCTGTCACTTATGAGTTCTGTGTCcatgggcaaatcacttaacttctctgagccttcattTCTGATACCCAGCAGAGCAGATGTGAAAGCCCATTGGAGATTGTAATACATATAACTATTAAGGCGTGGGCAGTTTAACACTTTGGGAAATGTGTCAAAAGATGATGTTAGGATTTTGCTTGGACCTGTCTTTATAGTTCTTAGGGAGCTCATTTGGAAGTTGTACCCAGAGTGGTGTTTACATCTGCAACAGCCTGGATCCTTTGTTCAGGGTGCCCTTGAGTGCTTCCTGACCCTTTGGGATGCCCTCCTTGTTGCTGAGTGGTTTTGGGGGCTCAGGCTGTGGCTAATGAGGTTGTTCAGGCCCTAGATGTGGCAGCCCCAGGCAGGAGCCCCAGAGATTTGACCTTAAAGTGGGAAGGTCTCTGTGGAGCCAGCCTCTGTTCCAGCAGTGGGAGGTCTACCTAGGAGGGCGCCTGGGGAAgagtgagactgggggaggggccgtgGAGGGCCTCTGTGCGTGAGAGCCAGGCCGGGGCTTGGGGGCCCTGTGTTTGCTCTGTGGCTGGCTCTGTTTATATCGCTCACTATATTTAGCTTCTGAGTCATCAGCGTGGCTGACTAGAGGCCGAGTTCCCCACACAACTCTGCACCTGACTACTCTCTCTTCCAGGAGAAGGGCCTTGTAGTTCCGGATAGTTCACTCCCTCCCCACCAAAGCCAGGCCTTGGGAATgggagttgggttttttttttgtttttgctttttttttgttttttttccttaggggtgagggagggggtgaTGGGAGAGGAGGGGTTGGGAGAGGTACtagaaaaggagaataaagaaaaatctttggtTTGCCTTTTGATCATGTCTGGCAACCAAGAGGGCATGCTCCCTGACCAGAACGAGAACAGTCAGTGTatgtggtggggaggagggtccAGCTTTCTTCCATGCTTAGCTTGCCTTGTCCTGTCCAGGGAACCGGCCCCAGGCAGGACAAGAACAGCCAGCTACCAAGGCCCCAATTTGGGAGTCAGAGCCTTGGGGTTCCTCCTCCACAGCCTTGTAGATGTACAACAGATCTGCCACTCCTcagtcccctctctccctcactctcggCCAGAGCACACACCCCAGAGTTGCTTAGTGAGTTCTTTAGAAGTTGTTCAGTAGTTCCCATGGAGGAGTTCTCAGGCTGCGGGAAGCCAGGTGAGGGCCCCAATGGTTCCCGCCCCCAGAGGCTGTGGAGATGCAGCACAAGGCTCTGGGGATGTGGAGGGGCACATAGCCCGTCCCTCCTCTCCCGCCATTCCCCAGTGGCTGAAGCCAGTGGCCTTCAATTGCATTAGAGGAAGCCCTCCTGAGAACCGGCTGAGAACTGAGAACCGGCTGGCCCCAGGCTGCCGTTTCTTCCTTGAAGAAGGGATTGGTGTTGCCACGGTGGCAGTCAGTGGCTTCAACGTCCCAGTAGCACTGCTGGCTGTGCTGAGGAAGCTCTTGGTGagggg
Proteins encoded:
- the BMF gene encoding LOW QUALITY PROTEIN: bcl-2-modifying factor (The sequence of the model RefSeq protein was modified relative to this genomic sequence to represent the inferred CDS: inserted 3 bases in 2 codons) is translated as MPRAGVFWKQYRAVHSGLLPRQXPPAAAAAPASASRHPPRPAGLFPSFPIESGRQXPRVLVTLDPGAEPWHHDSEAETLSWSHPGEMEPPQCVEELEDDVFQPEDGEPGTQPGSLLSANLFAQSQLDCPLSHLQLFPLTHCCGPGLRPTSQEDKATQTLSPASPSQGVMLPCGVTEEPQRLFYGNAGYRLPLPASFPAGLPLGEQPPEGHWQHRAEVQIARKLQCIADQFHRLHMQQHQQNRRRVWWQILLFLHNLALNAEENRNGAGPR